One window of Magallana gigas chromosome 2, xbMagGiga1.1, whole genome shotgun sequence genomic DNA carries:
- the LOC105331313 gene encoding general transcription factor 3C polypeptide 5 has protein sequence MEMEKAHNWTDFDKLTTVPYNKHRKFVGVEYPGIIKNPERALKTLGGIDNLEKVYSTTNKRADLHFQPENIFCKPAFAERAAATCLLLKVKRRRRKGEKSWESCQYQVEVLGSLETMYTFNSMADFQYLPVVKGKNGKLEQIHDRIVLSDFVDRNEFIDRDVPVFLPPVIFSRFDYPDKDYLYRDAVVHKPGYVNPDKDRPANLIGTVREKRKVYTVFLNYNDEVPEKPQEEAVVSLRLKYNAPQGEEELAKLFEQRPVWSRTALNSFYTGKLDKLKYLLPLVSFYYLNGPWRCQWVRFGYDPRKHPEAKMYQIVDYRARQNSPADIVGVTLKRSPNVIAFPAMKRKNANAAKINLTAARTPKTTTPEESEEYKIPLHVYVPERLPPCRQMFYQMCDIQMEEIQSIIENSTVPVCTEKDGWCHKGTVEKIRDIMTKRALEVLDSQGISVSHILRSKAKHRPKKLAEDNDLEDLPEGEEDFDDMEDLNNMYDLIEDQQMEDDVSEMETELLECV, from the exons ATGGAGATGGAAAAGGCGCACAACTGGACAGACTTCGATAAATTAACTACAGTACCATACAATAAACATAGAAAGTTTGTAGGTGTAGAGTATCCTGGGATAATAAAGAATCCCGAGAGAGCTCTCAAAACCCTAGGAGGAATTGATAATCTTGAAAAG GTGTattcaacaacaaacaaaagagCAGATTTACATTTTCAACCTGAAAACATCTTTTGTAAACCGGCGTTTGCTGAAAGGGCAGCCGCAACATGCCTTCTGTTGAAAGTGAAGCGGAGAAGGAGAAAGGGAGAGAAATCTTGGGAGAGTTGTCAATACCAAGTGGAAGTCCTGGGCAGCCTTGAAACAATGTATACATTTAATA GTATGGCAGACTTTCAGTATCTTCCAGTTGTAAAAGGCAAAAATGGCAAACTAGAGCAGATTCATGATAGAATTGTCCTGAGTGATTTTGTGGACAGGAATGAATTCATAGACAGGGATGTCCCCGTCTTCCTACCGCCTGTCATATTCTCCAG GTTTGACTACCCAGACAAGGACTACCTGTACAGAGATGCTGTGGTACACAAGCCGGGCTATGTGAACCCGGACAAGGACCGCCCAGCTAACCTGATTGGTACAG TGAGGGAAAAAAGAAAAGTGTACACAGTTTTCTTGAACTACAATGATGAAGTTCCAGAGAAACCTCAAGAGGAAGCAGTTGTAAGCCTGCGACTCAAATACAATGCACCCCAAGGCGAAGAAGAATTGGCCAAG TTGTTTGAGCAGCGACCTGTCTGGTCCCGGACGGCACTAAACAGCTTTTACACAGGTAAGCTGGATAAGCTGAAATACCTGCTGCCCTTGGTCTCCTTCTACTACCTGAACGGCCCCTGGAGGTGTCAGTGGGTCAGGTTCGGCTACGACCCTCGCAAGCACCCAGAGGCAAAGATGTACCAAATCGTAGATTACAGGGCCAGGCAAA ACTCGCCTGCTGATATAGTTGGTGTTACTCTAAAGAGATCGCCAAATGTTATTGCCTTTCCTGCTATGAAGAGAAAAAATGCCAATGCCGCAAAAATAAACCTGACTGCAGCTCGTACTCCAAAAACCACTACCCCAGAGGAAAGTGAAGAATACAAA ATTCCACTCCATGTGTATGTCCCAGAGAGGTTGCCTCCTTGCAGACAGATGTTTTACCAAATGTGTGACATCCAGATGGAGGAAATTCAGTCCATCATTGAAAACAGCACAGTCCCC GTATGCACAGAAAAAGATGGTTGGTGCCACAAAGGCACAGTAGAGAAAATACGAGACATCATGACCAAGCGAGCACTGGAAGTTCTTGACAGCCAAGGAATATCTGTGTCCCACATCCTAC GGTCAAAAGCAAAACACAGACCAAAAAAGTTAGCTGAGGACAATGATTTGGAGGATTTACCGGAGGGGGAGGAGGACTTCGATGACATGGAAGATTTAAATAATATGTATGATCTTATTGAGGATCAACAGATGGAAGATGACGTCAGTGAAATGGAGACCGAGTTGTTGGAGTgtgtgtaa